The genomic stretch CGGCAACCAGTTTCGGGCCTTCGGTATAAGGCACGGAGATCAGGTTCTCGATGCCCATGGTATCAGCCACCTGGCCACCGAAACGCTCGGCCGCGATACCGGTGGAGATCCCCTTCCGGGCTGCGTAAATGGCGGCAGAAGCACCGGCGGGCCCGCCACCAATCACCAGAACCTCGAAGGTGTCTTTCAGGTTGATCTTCTCGGCGTCTTTCTCGCTGGAGCTGGTATCCAGTTTGGCAACAATCTCTTCGAGGGTCATACGGCCCTGGCCCCAGGGCTCACCGTTCATGTAAACACTGGGTACCGCCATCACTTCACGCTGCTCCACTTCATCCTGGAACAGCGCACCGTCAATAGAGGTATTCTTGACGTTCGGGTTCAGCACGCTCATCAGGTTCAGGGCCTGAACCACATCCGGGCAGTTCTGGCAGGAGAGCGAGAAATAGGTTTCGAACTCGAACTTGCCTTCGAGCGACTGGATCTGCTCGATCACCTCCTGGGAGGCCTTGGAAGGGTGACCGCCCACCTGCAAAAGCGCCAGCACCAGCGAGGTAAACTCGTGACCCATGGGGATGCCAGCAAAGCGAACGCCAATATCGGTACCTACGCGGTTGATGGCGAAGGAAGGACGACGCACATCATTGGATTCTTCGGTGCGCAGGCTGATCTTGGCAGACATGGGTTCCAGCTCTTCCAGCAGCTCCCGGAGTTCCTGGGACTTCTTACTGTCGTCATAGGCTGCCACCAGCTCGATCGGCTGCTGCAGCTTGTCCATGTAGGCCTTGAGCTGTTCCTTGATATTGGCATCCAACATTATCGTGCGTCTCCTTTAGATGTTGAAACTAAGTATCTGAATTTAAAACGGGTCGCTTTGCGAAGATGGAGCAACGATACGATCTGGCAGACAAAGGCTCAAATTAATTGACCCAAACTGTTTAATAGGTCTTTGCTATGTTGATTTGGTGGTGGATGCTGAAACCTTGACCAATAGCGCATATCCAGCCGAAGCCAGCCGAAGTATCATGTTGTAATAACGTAGCAACATCATTCTCTGGTACCAGCAAAGGCAACGCATGTTTCTAGACCGTTTCCACTCCGTCCAGGACGGACACGTCGTTATCTCCGCTCTGCAGGCCAGCCAGTTTGCCAAGGAGATCGCCGGGGACTTCAATCCCATACACGATCCGGACGCCCGCCGCTTCTGCGTTCCGGGGGATCTGCTCTTCGCCATCATTGTGGCGCGCTTCGGGCTCTCGGAGCACATGACCTTCCGGTTTCGCAGTCTGCTCGGTGAGGGTGTGCCACTGCGGTTTGTCGAGAGCGAAAGCACCATCGATGTGTGCGATGATGCGGGAAAGGTCTACATAGAAGTAACCCGCAACGGAGACCTGACCCGGGACGAGCAACTGATCGAAGATATTACCCGCGCCTACGTCTCGGCCTCTGGCAAGAACTTTCCCCATACCCTGAAGCCATTGATGGAGTCTAACGGGGTGATGTTCAATCCCGACCGCCCCATGGTGATGTACGAGAGCATGAGCCTGTCCCTGGACAATCTGGATCTGCCCTCGCCGGGCCTGGAACTGCACAACGCCACGCTCGAGGCGGCCGGCAAGCGCGGCAACGTTCTACTGGAATACCGCGTGACAGCCGACAACAAACCGGTGGGCGAAGTGACCAAACGGCTCATATTAAGTGGGTTGCGGCCCTACTCCCCGGAGGCGATGGCGGGTGTTATTGAAGAGTTTTATCGTCTCAAGGCCCGTGGCATCGACTATTTCAACAAGGACAACACCGGAGACCACAACAATGCCAATTCAGCCGGGTGATACCCTGCCAGACATCGAACTGCAGGTCATGGGAGAGAAGGGCCCGGAAAAGGTCCGGACCAGTGAGCTTTTTGCCGGCAAGAAAGCCGTCCTGTTCGCCGTACCGGGCGCTTTCACACCCACCTGTTCGGCCGCTCACTTGCCAGGCTTTGTGGTCAATGCCGACAAGCTGCGTGCCAAAGGCGTGGACAGCATCGTCTGCACCTCGGTCAACGACGCCTTCGTAATGGATGCCTGGGGCAAATCCCAGAACGCCGAAGAGATCACCATGCTGGCCGATGGCCTGGGCGAATTCGCCAGGGCCGTGGACCTGACCCAGGACCGGACCGCCAACGGTATGGGCATTCGCAGCCAGCGCTACGCCATGATCGTGAACAACGGCACGGTGGAGCTTCTGAACATCGACGCCCAGGGCCTGGACCAGACAAGTGCCGAAACCATTCTCGCGGCTCTCTGAAGCAACCCTTTGCGCCAGACACAAAAAACCCCGGAAAGCCCGGGGTTTTTTGTTGCTAAGCGTCTCGTAAGAAAAGCTTAGATCTTGCCAACCAGGTCCAGGGACGGAGCCAGGGTAGCTTCGCCTTCTTTCCACTTGGCCGGGCAAACTTCGCCCGGGTGCTTGCGCACGTACTGGGCGGCTTTCACCTTGTCCATCAGGTAGTCGGCGTTACGGCCAACACCTTCAGCGCTGATTTCCACGGACTGGATGATGCCATCCGGATCGATCAGGAAGGTAGCGCGGTCCGCCAGGCCCTGGCCCTCACGCATTACACCAAAGTTGTTGGTGATGGTGCCGGTCTGGTCGCCAACCATGTAGTAGTTGATCTTGCCGATGGTCTCGGAGCTGTCGTGCCACGCCTTGTGGGTGAAGTGTGTGTCGGTGGACACGGAGAATACTTCAACACCCAGCTTCTGCAGTTCTTCGTACTTGTCTGCAACGTCGCCCAGCTCGGTCGGGCAAACGAAAGTGAAGTCGGCCGGGTAGAAGAAAAAGACAGCCCACTTACCTTTTACGTCTGCTTCGCTGATCTCAACGAACTCACCGCCCTTGAAAGCGGTAGCGTTGAACGGCTTGATCTCGCTGTTGATGATGCCCATTAAAGATAACTCCTTGTTGATGGATTCACAGATAAATGAAGATACGGCGCACACGTTACGGATAAGTGACGCCCGGATAAAATTGATAATTCCCAACCCAGAGATAGGCAGAGCCTATCTTTGGGCTTCCGGCTCGGAAAATCTGCCGCCTGCTGCTTTATCTATGGGGCCTTAACCCGCAAGTTCAATCTTGTGGAAATCCAGAATGTTCTCTTTCGGTGACGCATCGATGGCAGCCACTTGCGCCCGCCTCTTTGCCAGGATGTAGACAAAGCACGCGAAGTAGAGACCGATGACCAGCGCACCAACCCACTGGATCCTCAGGAAGTCCAGTTGGAACAACAGCGTCAGCCCGATCATCGCCACCAGATTGAAGATCACGTAATTGATCCGACCCAGGCGCTGGGCAGTCAGGTTCAGGTTGTCGGTGTACAGGCGGATCAATGAGTCCAGCGAGTTGATCACCATCAGCACACCCACGGTAATCATGGCCAGATTGGTGAACGCGGCAATCTGAAGACCTTCCGCGTGGTAGTAGTACAACACCGAAAACCACACGCCAATGGCAATGGACGGCACGACCAGCATGGCGATCAGCAGTTGCCAGGTTTTGACGCCGCTGACAAAGCGCGCGGTAAACTGGCCAATCATGATGCTCCAGGAGAACCACCAGAACAGGTAGAACTCGTGGTAATCGTTGATCGGCAGGAAGAACTGGTCAAGGTTGGTGAAGTATTCACCGAGCATGCCCACGGTGCCGAGGAAGTCCGCTGGCGAGCCCTTGCCCAGAGCGAAGGCACGCAACCACATACCGGCAATAAGCGCGATGAACAGGATGCTCGAGCCCACACTGAGAATGCGTACGTACTTGATCTTGGAACTGGAATACACCGCCAGGGCAATGGCAATGAACACGATCACATAGAACGCCGGCTTCACCGTTTCACCGTCGCCGAGTTGCGGCAGATACCAGGGCAGGTTCACCAACAGCAGGTAGGCGGTGAAGGCGCAGGTGCCGATGATCACCACGTTGTTCACCAGCTTGACCAGCGGGATCTCGAAAAACTTCACCCGCGGCTCGATGATCGCGAAGTAGAAACAGGTCAGGAAATAGAAGCCCCAGATCAGGAACGCCCAGAACCCGAACTCGATGGCGAGCGGATTGGCAAAGGCATATTCAGGGTTTGCAGAGACATTGCCGTAACCGCCGAACTCGGTGAGCGGGAACATGATCAGCCCCACGTCGAGACCGGAGGTGAACAGAATGGCAATGAAGGTGAACGTGCGAACCGGCGTGACGCCGATGCACTGGACGTCCCACCACTTGTACAGAATCAGCACAATGGCGGCGAAGGTGAAGATCAGGCCTGTGGATAACCAGAGTGTCATGCGCGGCACCTCCGGTTGTTTGTCATCATTATAGTGAACAGCATGGGTGTTCCTCCTCTACTTGGTAAGCGCTGCTTCGTTCGAATCGGACACAAACCCAGGACTTGCCTATCCGGCGCCCGAAAACGGCAGAACACCGTCGCGCTGATAGGGAAATCCTGAGGGCTTGCAAAACCCCGGGCGCGTTGCACGCCCGGGTGGGATGACGACGCGCTAAGCCAGCGCGCGCTTTGCCTCTCCCGGTCGCTGGCGTGCCTGCCACTGGTCGTCCATCACCACAGGCGCGTCAGAAGGTTGCAGGGGCTCCCTGCCCCGGATCAGGTCGGCGGCCCGCTCGGCCACCATGATGGTGGGCGCGTTCAGGTTGCCGTTGGGTATGGTCGGGAAGATGGATGAATCCACCACCCGCAGATTTCGGATGCCGCGCACCCGGGTTTCCGGGTCCACCACCGCCAGCTCGTCCGTGCCCATCTTGCAGGAGCAGGATGGGTGATAGGCACTCTCCACCGCCTGGCGCACGAAGGCATCGATTTGCTCGTCGGTCTGGACTTCGGCACCGGGCTGGATTTCGGCCCCGCGGTACTCGTCCATGGCCGGCTGATTGATGATTTCCCGGGTCAGGCGCACACAGTCCCGGAAGCCTTCCCGGTCGGCCTCGTGCTCCAGGTAGTTGAAGCGGATGGTCGGCGCCTGCCTGGGGTCGGCCGATTGGACATGCACGAAACCCCGGCTTTGCGGCTTGTTGTGGCCAATGTGCAGCTGGAAACCGTCCCCATTGAAGGCTTCCTTGCCGTCGTAGCGCATGGCGGCCGGCAGGAAATGGTATTGCAGGTCCGGCCACTCGACACCAGCCCTGGACCGGATAAAGCCGCAGGATTCAAAATGGTTGGTGGCGCCCAGGCCGTCCTTGCGCAGGATCCAGCGCACGCCGATCTTGAGCTTGTTCCACCAGCCCAGCTTGCCGTTGAGCGAGACCGGCTGCTTGCAGCGGTACTGGAAGTAGAACTCCAGGTGGTCCTGCAGGTTCTCGCCCACGCCGGGCAACTCGTGCTTTACCGCGATACCGGCCTGTTCCAGCACCTCTCGCTTGCCAATCCCGGACAGTTGCAACAAATGCGGTGAGCCAATGGAGCCGGCGGACAGGATCACTTCCTCGGCAGCTTTTGCCTCGTGCACCTTGCCGCCCTGCTCATAGCGAACGCCGGTGGCGGTTTTGCCCTCCTGTCCATCCAGGAGCACCTTGTGCACCAGGGCATGGGTGACCACGGTCAGGTTATCCCGCGCCATGGCCGGGCGCAGGTAGGCGTTGGCAGTGGACCAGCGACGACCGTTCTTGACGGTCATGTGCATGGCGCCAAAACCTTCCTGCCGGGCCCCGTTGTAGTCGCCGGTCTCGAAATAGCCGGCATCCGCGCCCGCTTTTATGAAGGCCCCATAAAGCGGGTTCTGCATGTTGTTGCCGTTGTTCACACCCAGCGGGCCGTTATCGCCCCGGTAATCATCGCCGCCAAACGCCCAGGTCTCGGCCTTCTTGAAATAGGGCAAGACGTTCCGGTAATGCCAGCCGGTGGCGCCTTCGGAATCCCATTCGTCAAAATCCCGGGCGTGGCCACGGACATAGACCATGCCATTGATGGAGGAAGAGCCGCCCAGCACCTTGCCCCGGGGACAGTGCATGCGGCGGTTGTCCAGGAACGGCTCCGGCTCGGTCTCGAACTGCCAGGCGTATTTCTTGGTATTCATGGGAATGGACAAGGCGGTGGGCATCTGGATAAAGATGCTCTTGTCGCTGCCGCCGGTTTCCAGCAGCAGCACCCGGTGGCGCGCGTCCTCGGTCAGGCGGTTGGCCAGCACACAGCCGGCGGAACCCGCACCCACAATGATGTAGTCGTATCGGTTTTCTGTCATACGCGGTCTCCTGTGTCGAGTGCGGGATTAAAACGGAGCATCCAGATCCTGCATTCCGATATAAACGGACTTGATCTGGGTGTAGTGAGCAATGGTCTCACGCCCGTTTTCCCGGCCGATGCCGGAGAGTTTATAGCCGCCCACCGGCATTTCCGCCGGCGATGCACCGTAGCTGTTGACCCAGCAGATTCCGGCCTGGATCTGGTGAATGACGCGGTGGGCCCGGCGGATGTCGTTGGTGAACACGCCGGCGGCCAGGCCGGTGTCGGTGTTGTTGGCGCGGGCAATCACCTCGTCCTCATTGGAGAAGGTCAGCACCGACATCACGGGGCCGAAGATCTCCTCCTGCACGATGGTCATGTCGTCGGTGCAATCGGTGAAGATGGTTGGCTCGACAAAATAACCACCCTTCGAATCCTCCGGCTCAAAGGCGCGACCACCGTGGCTCAGAGTCGCGCCTTCAGAAATGCCCTTGGCGATGTAGTCCAGCACCAGATTCCGGTGCTTTTCGGAAATCAGCGCGCCGAAGTTGGTGTCCGGGTCCATCGGATCACCGGGCCTGATGTTGTTGCGGGTGCGCTCCAGCAGACGCTCCATAAAGCGCGGGTAGATGTCCTCATGGACAAACACCCGGGTGCCGTTGGTGCAGATCTCGCCCTGGGTGTAGAAATTGCCCACCATGGCGGCGGAGATGGCGTTCTCCAAATCGGCATCGTCAAAGATGATCAGCGGGGATTTGCCGCCGAGCTCCATAGTGACGTCCTTCAGGGTGGAGGACGCCGCTGCCATCACCTTCTTGCCGGTGGCAACTTCGCCGGTGAAAGATACCTTGGCAATCTCGGGATGATGAGTCAGCCACTGACCAACCTCGGCCGCGCCCTGCACCACGTTGAACACACCCGCCGGCACGCCCGCCTCCACAAAGATTTCCGCCAGATTCACCGCACCCATGGGGGTTTCCTCAGAGGGCTTGAAGATCATGGCGTTGCCGCAGGCCAGGGCCGGCGCGGACTTCCAGCAGGCAATCTGGATCGGGTAGTTCCAGGCACCGATGCCGGCGCAGATGCCCAGCGGCTCCCGGCGGGTGTAATAGAAATCGCCGCCCAGATCCTGCTGGTTACCCTCGATGGAGGGCGCCAGGCCGGCAAAGAATTCGACGGCGTCGGCGCCGGTGACCACATCCACCGCCTCGGCCTCCTGCCAGGGCTTACCGGTATCCCGCACTTCTGCGACGGCCAGCTCATCATTGCGCTCTCGCAGAAGCGCGACCGCCCGCAGAAGTATGCGGCTGCGTTCGATGGCGGTCATCGCGGACCATTCGGCAAAGCCGGCCCGGGCACTCTCAATGGCGGCCTGCTGCACGGATTCATCCGCCACTTCCACCTCGTAGATCACCTGGCCGGTGGCCGGATTCACCACGGGGAAGGTTTCGCCGGTGCTGTTGGCCAGGAAACGGCCATGGACAAAATTCTGAACAACAGGAAGAGATGCAGACATAGTAATCAGATAACCTCGGTTCGGTGTCTTCAGGCCTTGTGGGCCGTTGGATCTATCGCGGCTCAGAGCCGCTTCAACTCAGCGCTGGGCCTGAGTCAGTGTCTCGTGGACAAATTTCTTGCAGAGCCGCTCGCCCGCCTCAAAACTTTCTGCCGGGTCCAGACTCAGGGCACTACGCAGCCAGAAGCCGTCAATCATTGCCGCCATTTGCCGGGCCGCTTCGGTCGCTGCGCCGGGTTCAAGCACTTGGGCAAAGGAGTAACGCAGATTGCTGTACAGCCGGGCGTTGTTGATCTGCTGCAGCCGCTTGAGCCCTGGCTCGTGCATCGAACGGGCCCAGAAACTCAGCCAGGTTTTGGCCGCCAGCGCCGAGCGCTGGAACTCGGAAAAATTGGACTCGATGATGCAGTTCAGCCGCTGCTCCGGAGAGCGATCGGTCCTGGCCATGCGCTCCCGCAATTCCTTGCCCAACTGATCCAGCAGATAACGCAGGGCCGCTTCAATCAGCCCCTGCTTGCCACCGAAGTAATGGCTGATGATGCCGGAGGACATGCCCGCCCGTTTGCTGATGCTCATAATCGTGGTGTTCTGCATGCCCAGCTCGGCGATGGAGGCCATGGTGGCGTCGATAAGCTGCTGTTTGCGTGTGTCTTTAACTCCAACTTTCGGCATGGCGGCGTCGCTTGTTCGTGCTCTTTCCGGTTTGTTAGGGCGGGTAAAACTCTGCCGCCTTTTATTAATTGAACGTTCAATTAATGAAAAGCTTACAGAAGCGTAACGGAAAATTCAAACCTGGTTAAAAAATGGGCAATATCCGGGCCGCTTGATCACGGCCAGGTCAATGCAGTAGACAGAGCCAGTCAGTATCAGAGATGGCGACGGTAGTCGGGGTCGGTCCAGCACACCGGTAACGGCTCACCGGAGGGAAAGGCCAGACCGGACTTGGCATAGGGCTCTGGATCCTGCGCCTCCTCCCCGTAGTGGAGACTGCCGGTGACCTGCTGGATGTGCGGATCAAACAGTGCCTGGGTGTCCAGCACCTCAATCAGGTGCCCGGTTGCTTTTTCAGCGACAAACATAGCGGCCTCCGCAGGTGAAATGTATTCCTTAAACGTAGCAGACCCCGCCCGATCCAGACAGCTAGGGCCATGCCACGGTTACACACGTCGACGCCCCGGAAAATCAGGATATGAGACATTTCGCTACATTAAATATCGGTTCCCATGTTTTCTGGCAGGAAAAGCTTGGTAAGCTGAATCGCACGATAAAAAGAAAAGCCTGATGGCTCTACAGCGAGGTTTACAGCTTGTGACCCTCAGCAAAGTTCTGCGTATCCTTGTTCCGATTCTGGCGTCCTGCGTGTGCCTGCTCGCCCATGCCGATGCCGGGGTGATCACGCTTGCCCCCGACGAGCCGATTGAAAGCCGTTTTCAGTACTGGGAGGACCCCGGTGGCGAGGCAACGCTGGCGCAGGTCCTTGCAATTCCAGAGGCCGAGTGGCAGCCCAGGCCCTCTGGCAAGGCCACGTTCGGCATCACCGATTCCGCCTACTGGTTGCGGGTGCAGGTGCGCAACCAGACCAGCCGCGACCAGCTTCTGATCGCCGAACTCGCGTACTCGCAACTCGACGATGTGGTGTTCCATGAGCTCGCCGGAGACACGCTGATTCGCCGCTTCAGCACGGGCGACACCCGCCCCTTCTACCCCAGGGATGTCGATCATCCCAATATGCTGTTCAGATTCCATGTGGCACCGGACGCCGCCAAGACGCTCTATATCCGGGTGGCGACTCAGGGAACCATGGTGGTGCCCCTGCGAATCTGGCAACAGAGCGATTTCTATGAGGCGGCCGCAAACCAGCAGAAACTCCAGTTCTTCTACTACGGCGGCCTGGCAGTCATCATTCTGATCAACCTGGCGGTATTCCTCACCCTGCGTGAAAAGCTGTACCTGTTCTACGCTCTGGCGGTGTTTGGCTATTTCCTGTTCTTTGCCGCGGTTCGGGGTTTTACGCTGCAGCATATCTACCCGGCGGCACCCTTCCTCCATGCCCATGTGCTGATGCTGTCCATCCCCTTCCTGGCCATGTTTTCAATCCTGTTCTGCATGGAGTTCCTGAAGGTGCGCTCGCACAGCCCGCGGCTTTACCGGGCCCTGCAGGCCATGCTGGTTTTCGAGATACTCTTCTTCCTGAGCGCGCCGCTGCTGAACTACGCCACCGGTATCCGGCTGGCGGCGGTCTCCGCGTTCGTGTTCTTCTCGCTGCTTCTGGTGGCTGGCCCCGTCGCCTGGGCCGCCGGAGTTCGCGCCGGCGCGTTTTTCACGCTCGCCTGGACACCCCTGACCCTGGGTATATCGGCAACCGCCGGCCGGGCCCTTGGCCTGTTACCGGAGAATTTCTTCACCGAGTACGCCATGCAGATTGGCTCCGGACTGGAGGCCTTTATTCTGACGCTCGCCCTGGCAGACCGCCTGTACCGGGAACGAGAGCAGAAGATCCAGGCCCAGGCCGACATCCTTCAACAGCAAAAAGCCCGTCACGAAGCCCAGGACCAACTGAATGAAGCGCTCACCCACGACCCGGTAACCGGCCTGCCCAACCGTAACCGGTTTGAGTGGATGGTGGACCAGCAACTGAAGCGGGACCCGAACGGTCGTTATATGGTTGGCGTGGCCCGGGTTACACGCCTCAAGGAGGTCAACCGTACCCTGGGCCTGGAACGCAGCGAACGCCTGCTCAAGCGCATGGCCCAGCAGATGACCGAACTGGCCGAAAAACTGCCCATGGTGCACAGCACCCAGGATGCCCGGGGCCGGGACGAACGGGTGTATCAACTGGCCGGCGACAGCTTCGGCCTGCTGGTAGACGTCAGCAAGGCCGGAGACAAATTCCAGGTGCTGGATAATGCCCTCAAACAACTGGCCGAACCGGTGATGATCGACCACCTCGCCATCGAACCCGGCCCCCGCTTCGGGGTGGCGAGCTACCCCGAGCACGGCCGGAAGGCGGCCCTGCTGATCCGCAATGCCCACGTTGGCATGGAGATGGCCCCACATGGCCACTACGAGAGCGGCTTCTACTCCAGCAAAAATGACATCTACGATGAGCGCCGGCTGACCCTGATGTCGGATCTTCGCAAGGCGCTCCGACTGAATCAGCCCGAGTTGCACTACCAACCGAAATTCAGCCTCGCCACTGGCCGGGTAACCGGCATCGAAGCCCTGATTCGCTGGCACCACCCGGAGCGCGGCTGGGTGTCGCCCGAGGAATTCATACCGCTGGCCGAGAAAACCGGCGTGATCAAACACCTGACTCGCTGGGTTGTGGACCAGGCACTGAACGACCTGAAAAGCCTTCATGCCACTGACCCGGAACTGACGGTTTCAGTAAATATTTCGGCCCGGGATCTGGTTTCCCCGGAGCTGAAAGGTTTGTTCGAAACCCGAATGAAGCGTTATCAGCTAAGCCCCGACCAGATTATCGTCGAGCTGACCGAGACCGCCGCGATGGACGACCCGGAAAAAGGCCTCGAGGCCCTGGAAGCGCTGGCGCAGATCGGCCTGAAGATCTCGATTGACGACTTCGGGGCCGGCTACTCGTCGCTCTCCTACCTGAAAAAGCTTCCGGCCAGCGAAATCAAACTGGATCGGGCCCTGCTGC from Marinobacter subterrani encodes the following:
- a CDS encoding choline transporter, with product MTLWLSTGLIFTFAAIVLILYKWWDVQCIGVTPVRTFTFIAILFTSGLDVGLIMFPLTEFGGYGNVSANPEYAFANPLAIEFGFWAFLIWGFYFLTCFYFAIIEPRVKFFEIPLVKLVNNVVIIGTCAFTAYLLLVNLPWYLPQLGDGETVKPAFYVIVFIAIALAVYSSSKIKYVRILSVGSSILFIALIAGMWLRAFALGKGSPADFLGTVGMLGEYFTNLDQFFLPINDYHEFYLFWWFSWSIMIGQFTARFVSGVKTWQLLIAMLVVPSIAIGVWFSVLYYYHAEGLQIAAFTNLAMITVGVLMVINSLDSLIRLYTDNLNLTAQRLGRINYVIFNLVAMIGLTLLFQLDFLRIQWVGALVIGLYFACFVYILAKRRAQVAAIDASPKENILDFHKIELAG
- the ahpC gene encoding alkyl hydroperoxide reductase subunit C, which translates into the protein MGIINSEIKPFNATAFKGGEFVEISEADVKGKWAVFFFYPADFTFVCPTELGDVADKYEELQKLGVEVFSVSTDTHFTHKAWHDSSETIGKINYYMVGDQTGTITNNFGVMREGQGLADRATFLIDPDGIIQSVEISAEGVGRNADYLMDKVKAAQYVRKHPGEVCPAKWKEGEATLAPSLDLVGKI
- a CDS encoding peroxiredoxin, producing MPIQPGDTLPDIELQVMGEKGPEKVRTSELFAGKKAVLFAVPGAFTPTCSAAHLPGFVVNADKLRAKGVDSIVCTSVNDAFVMDAWGKSQNAEEITMLADGLGEFARAVDLTQDRTANGMGIRSQRYAMIVNNGTVELLNIDAQGLDQTSAETILAAL
- a CDS encoding EAL domain-containing protein; this encodes MALQRGLQLVTLSKVLRILVPILASCVCLLAHADAGVITLAPDEPIESRFQYWEDPGGEATLAQVLAIPEAEWQPRPSGKATFGITDSAYWLRVQVRNQTSRDQLLIAELAYSQLDDVVFHELAGDTLIRRFSTGDTRPFYPRDVDHPNMLFRFHVAPDAAKTLYIRVATQGTMVVPLRIWQQSDFYEAAANQQKLQFFYYGGLAVIILINLAVFLTLREKLYLFYALAVFGYFLFFAAVRGFTLQHIYPAAPFLHAHVLMLSIPFLAMFSILFCMEFLKVRSHSPRLYRALQAMLVFEILFFLSAPLLNYATGIRLAAVSAFVFFSLLLVAGPVAWAAGVRAGAFFTLAWTPLTLGISATAGRALGLLPENFFTEYAMQIGSGLEAFILTLALADRLYREREQKIQAQADILQQQKARHEAQDQLNEALTHDPVTGLPNRNRFEWMVDQQLKRDPNGRYMVGVARVTRLKEVNRTLGLERSERLLKRMAQQMTELAEKLPMVHSTQDARGRDERVYQLAGDSFGLLVDVSKAGDKFQVLDNALKQLAEPVMIDHLAIEPGPRFGVASYPEHGRKAALLIRNAHVGMEMAPHGHYESGFYSSKNDIYDERRLTLMSDLRKALRLNQPELHYQPKFSLATGRVTGIEALIRWHHPERGWVSPEEFIPLAEKTGVIKHLTRWVVDQALNDLKSLHATDPELTVSVNISARDLVSPELKGLFETRMKRYQLSPDQIIVELTETAAMDDPEKGLEALEALAQIGLKISIDDFGAGYSSLSYLKKLPASEIKLDRALLQDIDTSDSARMIVETAISMGHGLGFQVVAEGVESGQAARLLHRMGADLLQGYWLCRPKSLSELEQWLRVERKATRLQRLY
- the betB gene encoding betaine-aldehyde dehydrogenase, whose product is MSASLPVVQNFVHGRFLANSTGETFPVVNPATGQVIYEVEVADESVQQAAIESARAGFAEWSAMTAIERSRILLRAVALLRERNDELAVAEVRDTGKPWQEAEAVDVVTGADAVEFFAGLAPSIEGNQQDLGGDFYYTRREPLGICAGIGAWNYPIQIACWKSAPALACGNAMIFKPSEETPMGAVNLAEIFVEAGVPAGVFNVVQGAAEVGQWLTHHPEIAKVSFTGEVATGKKVMAAASSTLKDVTMELGGKSPLIIFDDADLENAISAAMVGNFYTQGEICTNGTRVFVHEDIYPRFMERLLERTRNNIRPGDPMDPDTNFGALISEKHRNLVLDYIAKGISEGATLSHGGRAFEPEDSKGGYFVEPTIFTDCTDDMTIVQEEIFGPVMSVLTFSNEDEVIARANNTDTGLAAGVFTNDIRRAHRVIHQIQAGICWVNSYGASPAEMPVGGYKLSGIGRENGRETIAHYTQIKSVYIGMQDLDAPF
- the betI gene encoding transcriptional regulator BetI, whose amino-acid sequence is MPKVGVKDTRKQQLIDATMASIAELGMQNTTIMSISKRAGMSSGIISHYFGGKQGLIEAALRYLLDQLGKELRERMARTDRSPEQRLNCIIESNFSEFQRSALAAKTWLSFWARSMHEPGLKRLQQINNARLYSNLRYSFAQVLEPGAATEAARQMAAMIDGFWLRSALSLDPAESFEAGERLCKKFVHETLTQAQR
- the ahpF gene encoding alkyl hydroperoxide reductase subunit F, with translation MLDANIKEQLKAYMDKLQQPIELVAAYDDSKKSQELRELLEELEPMSAKISLRTEESNDVRRPSFAINRVGTDIGVRFAGIPMGHEFTSLVLALLQVGGHPSKASQEVIEQIQSLEGKFEFETYFSLSCQNCPDVVQALNLMSVLNPNVKNTSIDGALFQDEVEQREVMAVPSVYMNGEPWGQGRMTLEEIVAKLDTSSSEKDAEKINLKDTFEVLVIGGGPAGASAAIYAARKGISTGIAAERFGGQVADTMGIENLISVPYTEGPKLVAAMEQHVKEYDVDIMNMQRAEKLIPASRPGMPHEIRLENGATLKARSLVLSTGARWRQIGVPGEAEYRNKGVAYCPHCDGPLFKGKRVAVIGGGNSGVEAAIDLAGIVGHVTLIEFGAEMRADDVLQKKLRSLKNVEVITSGQTTEITGENGKVNGLNYTDRTSGEQHHISLEGVFVQIGLVPNTEWLKGDIELSQHGEIIVNDRNETSIPGVFAAGDATTVPYKQIVISMGEGSKAALSAFDFLIRNSVDESEDEAA
- the betA gene encoding choline dehydrogenase, encoding MTENRYDYIIVGAGSAGCVLANRLTEDARHRVLLLETGGSDKSIFIQMPTALSIPMNTKKYAWQFETEPEPFLDNRRMHCPRGKVLGGSSSINGMVYVRGHARDFDEWDSEGATGWHYRNVLPYFKKAETWAFGGDDYRGDNGPLGVNNGNNMQNPLYGAFIKAGADAGYFETGDYNGARQEGFGAMHMTVKNGRRWSTANAYLRPAMARDNLTVVTHALVHKVLLDGQEGKTATGVRYEQGGKVHEAKAAEEVILSAGSIGSPHLLQLSGIGKREVLEQAGIAVKHELPGVGENLQDHLEFYFQYRCKQPVSLNGKLGWWNKLKIGVRWILRKDGLGATNHFESCGFIRSRAGVEWPDLQYHFLPAAMRYDGKEAFNGDGFQLHIGHNKPQSRGFVHVQSADPRQAPTIRFNYLEHEADREGFRDCVRLTREIINQPAMDEYRGAEIQPGAEVQTDEQIDAFVRQAVESAYHPSCSCKMGTDELAVVDPETRVRGIRNLRVVDSSIFPTIPNGNLNAPTIMVAERAADLIRGREPLQPSDAPVVMDDQWQARQRPGEAKRALA
- a CDS encoding DUF3581 family protein, with amino-acid sequence MFLDRFHSVQDGHVVISALQASQFAKEIAGDFNPIHDPDARRFCVPGDLLFAIIVARFGLSEHMTFRFRSLLGEGVPLRFVESESTIDVCDDAGKVYIEVTRNGDLTRDEQLIEDITRAYVSASGKNFPHTLKPLMESNGVMFNPDRPMVMYESMSLSLDNLDLPSPGLELHNATLEAAGKRGNVLLEYRVTADNKPVGEVTKRLILSGLRPYSPEAMAGVIEEFYRLKARGIDYFNKDNTGDHNNANSAG